One Streptomyces fagopyri DNA window includes the following coding sequences:
- a CDS encoding DUF5709 domain-containing protein: MDSQDNEEVMGDEVYQPDGPEGRDDEGILDPEDSLDDRGADPYDEGWSPPERPLGVEHLGTTAREQREGESLDQRLSEELADPALAEPETDDGLGDLPDGEGEPLDDEVGQDRAGRLVALDEGAHEDAEKDMFAEDVGIDGGAASAEEAAVHRIRDDGPDGL, translated from the coding sequence ATGGACAGTCAGGACAACGAGGAAGTCATGGGCGACGAGGTCTACCAGCCCGACGGCCCCGAGGGGCGCGACGACGAGGGCATCCTCGACCCGGAGGACTCGCTCGACGACCGCGGCGCGGACCCGTACGACGAAGGCTGGTCACCGCCCGAGCGCCCGCTCGGGGTGGAGCACCTGGGCACGACCGCGCGGGAGCAGCGGGAGGGCGAGAGCCTGGACCAGCGACTGTCGGAGGAACTGGCGGACCCGGCTCTGGCGGAACCGGAGACCGACGACGGTCTCGGTGACCTCCCGGACGGTGAGGGTGAACCGCTGGACGACGAGGTGGGCCAAGACCGCGCGGGCCGTCTCGTGGCACTGGACGAGGGGGCCCACGAGGACGCCGAGAAGGACATGTTCGCCGAGGACGTCGGCATCGACGGCGGCGCCGCCTCGGCGGAGGAAGCGGCCGTCCACCGGATCCGGGACGACGGCCCCGACGGTCTCTGA
- a CDS encoding CsbD family protein, whose protein sequence is MAADEKAQAKGEQAKGKVKKVVGGAVGNESLRAEGRAEESKGDLREAKEKAKDAVKPK, encoded by the coding sequence GTGGCTGCGGACGAGAAGGCTCAGGCCAAGGGCGAGCAGGCCAAGGGCAAGGTCAAGAAGGTCGTCGGTGGCGCGGTGGGCAACGAGTCCCTGCGGGCCGAGGGCCGTGCCGAGGAGTCCAAGGGTGACCTGCGGGAGGCCAAGGAGAAGGCCAAGGACGCCGTCAAGCCCAAGTAG
- a CDS encoding PRC-barrel domain-containing protein, with product MSDNIWGYQPTTGHAPGTDLIGYKVEATDGSIGKVDKHSDDVHSSYLVVDTGVWIFGKHVLLPAGTVTTIDQAEQKIYVALTKDQIKDSPEFDKDKHIGDTGYHEQVGTYYQGRRRA from the coding sequence ATGAGCGACAACATCTGGGGCTACCAGCCGACCACCGGCCACGCCCCGGGCACCGACCTGATCGGCTACAAGGTCGAAGCCACCGACGGAAGTATCGGCAAGGTCGACAAGCACTCCGACGACGTGCACTCCTCGTACCTCGTCGTCGACACCGGCGTATGGATCTTCGGCAAGCACGTCCTGCTGCCCGCCGGCACCGTGACCACGATCGACCAGGCCGAACAGAAGATCTACGTCGCCCTCACCAAGGACCAGATCAAGGACTCCCCCGAGTTCGACAAGGACAAGCACATCGGCGACACCGGGTACCACGAGCAGGTCGGCACCTACTACCAGGGCCGGCGCCGCGCCTGA
- a CDS encoding DUF6131 family protein — MIVLGAILLVIGLLVGVSLLTTVGGVLVVVGAVLWILGASGRTVGGRKHYF; from the coding sequence ATGATTGTCCTTGGCGCCATTCTGCTCGTCATCGGCCTGCTGGTCGGTGTGTCACTGCTGACGACCGTGGGCGGTGTGCTCGTCGTGGTCGGCGCGGTCCTGTGGATCCTGGGTGCGAGCGGCCGCACGGTCGGCGGCCGCAAACACTACTTCTAG
- a CDS encoding DUF2231 domain-containing protein — MNTHVLDTSTRSWTPSVLDTASAWWLTALDRIERSGAADPAIRLLQRGIRSLPLGEARDLLRGRPLGHPVHPVLVQVPIGCWLSAAVLDIAPAGRSAPTTLTAVGLAGAAPAAVAGWADWADLPPEQARVGLVHAVSNVAAVACYTASLAARLRGHSAKGRLWSLGGLAAVAMSGALGGHVAYRQAVGPHPAA; from the coding sequence ATGAACACTCACGTCCTCGACACCTCCACCCGTTCCTGGACGCCGTCGGTCCTGGACACCGCGTCGGCATGGTGGCTGACGGCCCTGGACCGCATCGAACGGTCGGGGGCCGCGGATCCGGCGATCCGGCTTCTCCAGCGGGGAATCCGCTCGCTCCCGCTGGGCGAGGCACGCGATCTGCTGCGCGGCAGGCCACTGGGCCATCCCGTGCATCCCGTCCTGGTCCAGGTACCGATCGGCTGCTGGCTGTCGGCCGCCGTACTGGACATCGCGCCGGCGGGGCGGAGCGCGCCCACCACCCTCACGGCCGTCGGTCTGGCCGGAGCCGCCCCGGCGGCGGTCGCCGGCTGGGCCGACTGGGCGGACCTGCCGCCCGAGCAGGCCCGGGTCGGACTGGTCCACGCGGTCTCGAACGTCGCGGCCGTGGCCTGCTACACCGCTTCCCTGGCGGCGCGACTGCGCGGTCACTCGGCGAAGGGCCGGCTGTGGTCGCTGGGCGGGCTCGCGGCGGTCGCCATGAGCGGTGCGCTGGGCGGGCATGTGGCCTACCGGCAGGCCGTCGGACCACATCCCGCAGCCTGA
- a CDS encoding RNA polymerase sigma factor SigF: MTVTETTEARPTVLPEIADPSRVAPRDARQLSRLFFDRLGVLEEGTPEYQYARNTLIEMNVSLVRFAAARFRSRDQDEMEDIVQVGTIGLIKAIDRFELTREVEFTSFAVPYIVGEIKRFFRDTSWAVHVPRRLQEARIQLARATEELSCRLGRTPTVKELSQLMCLSEQEVDEARLASNGYTSSSLDAALGSGDEGEAVLADFIGADDSALELVEDFNALAPLIAELDDRERRIIHMRFVDELTQAQIGEHLGVSQMHVSRLLTRTLTKLRAGMLTTR, encoded by the coding sequence ATGACAGTGACCGAGACGACGGAGGCACGGCCGACCGTGCTGCCGGAGATCGCCGACCCGTCACGCGTCGCCCCCAGGGACGCCCGGCAGTTGTCCCGGCTGTTCTTCGACCGACTCGGCGTCCTGGAAGAGGGCACGCCCGAGTACCAGTACGCGCGCAACACGCTCATCGAGATGAACGTCTCCCTCGTCCGCTTCGCGGCCGCGCGGTTCCGCAGCCGCGACCAGGACGAGATGGAGGACATCGTCCAGGTCGGCACGATCGGGCTCATCAAGGCGATCGACCGGTTCGAACTCACCCGCGAGGTCGAGTTCACCTCCTTCGCCGTCCCGTACATCGTCGGCGAGATCAAGCGCTTCTTCCGCGACACCAGCTGGGCCGTTCACGTGCCCCGGCGTCTGCAGGAAGCCCGCATCCAGCTCGCCAGGGCCACCGAGGAACTGAGCTGCCGGCTGGGCCGTACCCCCACCGTCAAGGAACTCTCCCAGCTGATGTGCCTCAGCGAGCAGGAGGTCGACGAGGCCCGCCTCGCCTCCAACGGGTACACCTCCTCCTCCCTCGACGCCGCCCTCGGCTCCGGCGACGAGGGAGAGGCCGTACTGGCCGACTTCATCGGCGCCGACGACAGCGCCCTCGAACTCGTCGAGGACTTCAACGCCCTGGCCCCCCTGATCGCCGAACTCGACGACCGTGAACGGCGCATCATCCACATGCGGTTCGTCGACGAACTGACCCAGGCGCAGATCGGCGAGCACCTCGGCGTCTCCCAGATGCACGTCTCCCGCCTTCTCACCCGCACCCTCACCAAGCTCCGCGCGGGCATGCTCACCACGCGCTGA
- a CDS encoding NAD-dependent malic enzyme, whose translation MSTTHAVRTPATPGVLQDPMSNHGVAFSASERDEYGLTGRLPSNVLTLGQQAQRAYRQLQGQRDDLAKYVFLEQLHDRNETLYYRVLADHLAELLPVVYDPTVGDAIEQYSEEFRSPRGIFLSIDAPDDIEAAFGTLGLRSEDVELLVCTDAEEILGIGDWGVGGIEIAIGKLAIYTAAAGIDPRRVIPVSLDVGTDNEVLLNDPLYLGNRHARVRGAAYDAFIEKYLATASTMFPNALLHFEDFGPGNARRILETYGHRYRVFNDDLQGTGAITLASVLSAVKVTGVPMRSQKLVVFGAGTAGVGIADQIHAAMVRDGATAEEATSRIWLVDKQGLLTSDMTDLRDFQKPYARRPEDVGGWGGGGAISLLDTVGHAAPTILLGTSTAHGAFTEEIVRTMARGVERPIILPISNPTSKIEAEPQDVIAWTDGRALVATGLPFGPMRYEGVNYHFGQANNALVYPGLGLGTIVSGAGTVTPGMLIAAAEAVAGQVDVSAPGASLLPEVENLRASTATTAVAVVRAAQAEGVATAKIDNVVQAVQDAMWQPTYSDGGAA comes from the coding sequence ATGAGCACCACGCATGCGGTCCGGACGCCGGCGACACCGGGCGTCCTTCAGGACCCGATGAGCAATCACGGTGTCGCGTTCAGCGCGTCCGAACGGGACGAGTACGGGCTGACCGGCCGACTGCCCTCCAACGTACTGACGTTGGGACAGCAGGCCCAGCGGGCGTACCGGCAACTACAGGGCCAGCGCGACGACTTGGCCAAGTATGTGTTCCTGGAACAGTTGCACGACCGCAACGAGACCCTCTACTACCGGGTGCTCGCCGACCACCTCGCCGAACTGCTCCCGGTCGTCTACGACCCGACCGTCGGTGACGCCATCGAGCAGTACTCCGAGGAGTTCCGCAGCCCGCGGGGCATCTTCCTGTCGATCGACGCGCCGGACGACATCGAGGCGGCTTTCGGCACCCTGGGGCTCAGGTCCGAGGACGTCGAACTGCTGGTGTGCACGGACGCCGAGGAGATCCTGGGCATCGGCGACTGGGGCGTGGGCGGCATCGAGATCGCGATCGGCAAGCTCGCCATCTACACGGCGGCCGCGGGGATCGACCCGCGCCGGGTGATCCCGGTGTCACTGGATGTCGGAACCGACAACGAGGTCCTGCTCAACGACCCGCTGTACCTGGGCAACCGGCACGCGCGGGTCCGCGGCGCCGCGTACGACGCGTTCATCGAGAAGTACCTGGCGACCGCGTCCACGATGTTCCCGAACGCGCTGCTGCACTTCGAGGACTTCGGACCGGGCAACGCCCGCCGGATCCTGGAGACCTACGGTCACCGGTACCGCGTCTTCAACGACGATCTGCAGGGAACCGGGGCGATCACCCTGGCCTCCGTGCTGTCGGCGGTGAAGGTGACCGGCGTGCCGATGCGGAGCCAGAAGCTCGTGGTGTTCGGCGCCGGAACCGCGGGCGTGGGCATCGCCGACCAGATCCACGCGGCGATGGTGCGCGACGGCGCCACGGCGGAGGAGGCCACCTCCCGGATCTGGCTGGTGGACAAACAGGGGCTGTTGACCAGTGACATGACCGACCTCCGCGACTTCCAGAAGCCCTATGCCCGCAGGCCCGAGGACGTCGGCGGATGGGGCGGTGGAGGAGCGATCTCGCTGCTGGACACGGTCGGCCACGCGGCTCCGACCATCCTGCTGGGGACCTCGACCGCGCACGGCGCGTTCACCGAGGAGATCGTCAGGACCATGGCGCGGGGGGTCGAGCGGCCGATCATCCTGCCGATCTCCAACCCCACCTCGAAGATCGAGGCCGAGCCGCAGGACGTCATCGCGTGGACGGACGGCAGGGCGCTGGTCGCGACCGGGCTGCCGTTCGGACCGATGCGGTACGAGGGCGTGAACTACCACTTCGGCCAGGCCAACAACGCGCTCGTGTACCCCGGGCTGGGGCTGGGCACCATCGTGTCCGGCGCCGGCACGGTGACTCCGGGCATGCTGATCGCGGCCGCCGAGGCGGTCGCCGGCCAGGTGGACGTGAGCGCCCCGGGCGCTTCGCTGCTGCCCGAGGTCGAGAACCTGCGGGCCTCCACCGCCACCACCGCTGTCGCCGTGGTGCGTGCCGCCCAGGCGGAAGGCGTCGCCACCGCGAAGATCGACAACGTGGTGCAGGCGGTTCAGGACGCCATGTGGCAGCCGACGTACTCCGACGGCGGCGCGGCGTGA
- the fumC gene encoding class II fumarate hydratase yields the protein MAADVLRRRRGVTGADGEPVPTVLDLPIGLSAAGTRQETDSMGTVDVPADRYWGAQTQRSLIHFSIGDDRMPKAVYHAYGHVKKAAAIVNGRAGRLPGWMADLIERVSDEVISGALDENFPLYVWQTGSGTQSNMNTNEVIGNRAVQLTGGRLGSKTPVHPNDHVNMGQSSNDTFPTAMHIAAVKEVHEHLLPAVQALHRSIEAKAERWQDVVKIGRTHLEDAVPLTVGQEWSGYAHQLKQAMAVATASTQGLFELAAGGTAVGTGLNAPEGFAEEIAHEIAEATGYPFVTAPNKFAAQGGLDAMVNASAGLRALAVPLMKIANDIRWLASGPRCGLGELVLPANEPGSSIMPGKVNPTQCEAMVMVCIQVLSEDSAIAFAGSQGNFELNAMRPVIINNFLHAATILADACQKLREYCVEGAELHGEQITGYVDRSLMLVTALSPEIGYDKASAIAHKADDEGTTLREAAVASGYVSAAEFDRIVDPAAMVGPSGRP from the coding sequence GTGGCAGCCGACGTACTCCGACGGCGGCGCGGCGTGACCGGCGCGGACGGGGAACCCGTGCCGACGGTGCTGGACCTGCCGATCGGCCTGTCGGCGGCCGGGACACGGCAGGAGACCGACTCCATGGGCACCGTCGACGTACCCGCGGACCGGTACTGGGGTGCGCAGACCCAGCGGTCGCTGATCCATTTCTCGATCGGTGACGACCGCATGCCCAAGGCGGTCTACCACGCGTACGGCCACGTCAAGAAGGCCGCCGCGATCGTCAACGGACGCGCCGGGCGCCTGCCGGGCTGGATGGCGGACCTGATCGAGCGGGTCAGCGACGAGGTGATCAGCGGGGCGCTGGACGAGAACTTCCCGCTCTACGTCTGGCAGACCGGCTCGGGCACGCAGTCCAACATGAACACCAACGAGGTGATCGGCAACCGTGCCGTCCAGCTGACCGGCGGCCGGCTGGGGAGCAAGACCCCGGTGCACCCCAACGACCATGTGAACATGGGGCAGTCCTCCAACGACACCTTCCCCACCGCGATGCACATCGCCGCCGTCAAGGAGGTCCACGAACACCTGCTGCCGGCGGTGCAGGCACTGCACCGCTCCATCGAGGCCAAGGCCGAGCGATGGCAGGACGTGGTGAAGATCGGCCGTACCCATCTGGAGGACGCGGTCCCGCTGACCGTCGGGCAGGAGTGGTCGGGCTACGCCCACCAGCTCAAGCAGGCCATGGCCGTGGCGACCGCGTCCACCCAGGGTCTGTTCGAACTCGCCGCCGGCGGAACGGCGGTGGGCACCGGCCTGAACGCGCCGGAGGGCTTCGCCGAAGAGATCGCTCACGAGATCGCGGAGGCGACCGGGTACCCGTTCGTCACCGCGCCGAACAAGTTCGCCGCGCAGGGCGGCCTGGACGCCATGGTCAACGCGTCGGCGGGCCTGCGGGCCCTGGCGGTGCCCCTGATGAAGATCGCGAACGACATCCGGTGGCTGGCCTCCGGGCCCCGCTGCGGGCTGGGCGAACTGGTTCTTCCGGCCAACGAGCCCGGAAGCTCGATCATGCCCGGCAAGGTCAACCCGACCCAGTGCGAGGCCATGGTGATGGTCTGCATCCAGGTCCTGTCGGAGGACTCCGCGATCGCCTTCGCCGGTTCCCAGGGCAACTTCGAGCTCAACGCGATGCGCCCGGTGATCATCAACAACTTCCTGCACGCGGCCACGATCCTCGCCGACGCCTGCCAGAAGCTGCGCGAGTACTGCGTCGAGGGCGCCGAACTCCACGGTGAGCAGATCACCGGCTACGTCGACCGTTCCCTGATGCTGGTCACCGCCCTGTCACCGGAGATCGGCTACGACAAGGCCTCCGCGATCGCCCACAAGGCCGACGACGAGGGCACGACCCTGCGCGAAGCCGCCGTGGCCAGTGGCTATGTCAGCGCGGCCGAATTCGACCGCATCGTCGATCCGGCGGCCATGGTCGGACCGTCCGGGCGCCCCTGA
- a CDS encoding MarR family winged helix-turn-helix transcriptional regulator, which produces MTSKSGPQESAVNAQRLNDAMKRLRARLRVESGQHATGLTATQLAVLLSVVREGPVTAARLASLEHVSAQSIAQSLAVLKAAGLIHGTPDPRDGRKKLMTATPSATELVDKLLTGRASFLARAIEQVVPLEEREDVAKAIGLLERLAAADLSDGGA; this is translated from the coding sequence ATGACCTCGAAGTCCGGACCGCAGGAATCCGCCGTGAACGCGCAGCGCCTCAACGACGCGATGAAGCGGCTGCGCGCTCGCCTGCGCGTGGAGTCGGGACAGCACGCGACCGGCCTGACCGCCACGCAGCTGGCCGTGCTGTTGAGCGTGGTGCGGGAGGGCCCGGTCACCGCGGCCCGGCTCGCCTCGCTCGAACACGTCAGCGCGCAGTCCATCGCGCAGAGCCTGGCGGTCCTCAAGGCCGCCGGCCTCATTCACGGCACCCCTGATCCGCGGGACGGCCGCAAGAAGCTGATGACCGCCACCCCGTCGGCGACCGAACTGGTCGACAAGCTGCTCACGGGACGCGCCTCCTTCCTGGCGCGGGCCATCGAACAGGTCGTCCCCCTGGAGGAGCGCGAGGACGTGGCGAAGGCCATCGGCCTGCTGGAACGTCTCGCGGCGGCCGACCTGAGCGACGGCGGCGCATGA